The following are encoded in a window of Danio aesculapii chromosome 12, fDanAes4.1, whole genome shotgun sequence genomic DNA:
- the twnk gene encoding twinkle protein, mitochondrial, which produces MWRSRFLRAAGCLLQATVCSPHKPSHLPHLRYLSSYQPFLNPVLQRYLRPPSSTWYCPESHLTPTVALYFCRTLRKDAKTVIDFDQPLTVTDIKQYLRFKEIPFHDGHSCLHAPSIFMAPLPEGSGRENFSLFIDKTTGQFLCKDTLVEGNWEDFQDCLEVMLNEGQTSISPNVLLGFPESPEEQEERGMELKEVQRIWSSSVPFSDLMEDEVQLIKAMFQITKLTNATLKKFGVRFFKPTKSLVFPWFGGQHSGLRGVKLLSASTRDDGRVVYNEATVPKVSSYHNLFGLPLIGRKDAEVVLTGREVDSMAVSQATGLPSLALPRGVSCLPPILLPYLEQFKKVTLWLGGDMRSWEASKIFSRKLGLKRCSLVRPGEFQPCPGEALAQGRNLARIVKASIPAAHKSIVSFKQLREDVYGELANVEQVAGIQWSRFPELNRILKGHRKGELTVFTGPTGSGKTTFISECALDLCMQGVNTLWGSFEINNVRLAKIMLTQFSKQRLEENLDQYDMWADKFEDLPLYFMTFHGQQNIKTVLDTMQHAVYVYDISHVIIDNLQFMMGQENLSVDKFAVQDHIIGVFRKFATNSCCHVTLIIHPRKEEDDKELQTASIFGTAKASQEADNVLILQEKKLVTCPGRRSLQVAKNRFDGDVGVFPLEFNKASLTFSAPVKGKQKLRKVKVDVNESIEETQEAELKEKREKPLKTAKTKTSKAVKGSTAAKSTAD; this is translated from the exons ATGTGGAGGAGCAGGTTTCTCAGAGCTGCAGGTTGTCTCTTACAGGCAACGGTCTGTAGTCCTCATAAACCTTCTCATCTTCCTCACTTGAGATATTTATCTTCTTACCAGCCCTTTCTCAATCCAGTCCTGCAGCGCTATTTGAGACCACCATCGTCTACATGGTATTGTCCTGAAAGCCATTTAACCCCCACAGTTGCCTTATATTTCTGCAGAACTTTAAGAAAAGATGCAAAGACTGTCATCGATTTCGACCAGCCCCTCACTGTCACTGACATCAAACAATACCTTCGTTTTAAAGAAATCCCTTTCCACGATGGCCACAGCTGCTTACATGCTCCCAGTATTTTTATGGCACCCCTGCCTGAAGGATCGGGACGGGAAAACTTCTCGCTGTTCATCGATAAAACCACCGGACAGTTTTTATGCAAGGACACTTTAGTAGAAGGAAACTGGGAGGACTTCCAGGACTGCCTCGAGGTGATGCTGAACGAAGGCCAAACCTCCATCAGCCCCAATGTTCTCCTAGGGTTTCCGGAGAGCCCAGAGGAGCAGGAGGAACGAGGGATGGAGTTGAAGGAGGTGCAGAGAATTTGGAGTAGCTCCGTGCCTTTTTCCGACCTTATGGAAGACGAGGTGCAGCTTATTAAAGCCATGTTTCAGATCACCAAACTCACCAATGCTACGTTAAAGAAATTCGGAGTCCGGTTCTTCAAGCCTACCAAGAGTTTGGTGTTCCCTTGGTTTGGTGGACAGCATTCGGGACTTCGCGGTGTTAAATTGCTTTCGGCCTCAACAAGGGATGACGGACGTGTGGTTTATAATGAAGCCACGGTACCAAAAGTGTCTAGTTATCACAACCTCTTTGGCCTGCCTTTGATAGGACGCAAGGATGCCGAGGTTGTGTTGACGGGACGTGAGGTGGATAGCATGGCGGTGAGTCAGGCTACCGGTCTGCCATCTTTGGCCTTGCCACGGGGTGTAAGCTGCCTACCACCGATCCTCCTACCGTATTTGGAGCAGTTCAAGAAAGTCACACTGTGGCTGGGTGGAGATATGCGCTCTTGGGAAGCCTCCAAAATCTTCTCCAGGAAACTCGGACTGAAACGCTGCTCTCTTGTCCGGCCCGGGGAGTTTCAGCCGTGTCCCGGTGAGGCATTGGCGCAGGGAAGGAACCTGGCGCGAATCGTCAAAGCTTCGATCCCTGCTGCCCACAAGTCCATCGTGTCCTTCAAGCAGCTCCGGGAGGACGTGTACGGGGAACTGGCTAATGTGGAGCAGGTGGCTGGAATACAGTGGTCTCGATTCCCTGAGCTTAACCGAATCCTGAAAGGACATCGCAAGGGGGAGCTGACCGTCTTTACAG GTCCCACGGGCAGTGGAAAGACCACCTTCATTAGTGAGTGTGCTCTAGATCTGTGCATGCAGGGCGTCAACACATTATGGGGCAGCTTTGAAATCAACAATGTGCGTCTGGCTAAAATTATGCTGACACAGTTTTCCAAGCAAAGGCTGGAGGAGAACCTGGACCAATATGACATGTGGGCGGACAAGTTTGAGGACCTGCCTCTCTACTTCATGACCTTCCATGGACAGCAGAACATCAA GACTGTTTTGGATACCATGCAGCATGCCGTTTACGTTTATGACATCAGTCACGTGATCATTGACAACCTGCAGTTTATGATGGGCCAAGAAAATCTGTCCGTGGACAA GTTTGCAGTACAAGATCACATCATCGGCGTCTTCAGGAAGTTCGCCACAAACAGCTGCTGTCACGTGACTTTAATTATCCACCCTCGGAAAGAAGAGGATGATAAAGAGCTGCAGACGGCATCTATCTTTGGCACGGCTAAG GCCAGTCAGGAAGCAGATAATGTGCTCATCCTCCAGGAGAAGAAGCTGGTGACATGTCCAGGCCGGAGGTCCCTGCAGGTGGCCAAAAATCGATTCGACGGGGACGTGGGGGTCTTTCCCTTAGAGTTTAATAAAGCCTCGCTCACCTTCTCGGCTCCTGTGAAGGGAAAGCAAAAGCTACGGAAGGTGAAAGTGGATGTCAATGAAAGCATAGAGGAAACACAGGAAGCTGAACTgaaggaaaagagagagaaaccTCTTAAAACTGCTAAAACCAAGACATCAAAGGCTGTCAAGGGGTCGACAGCAGCAAAAAGCACTGCGGATTGA
- the mrpl43 gene encoding 39S ribosomal protein L43, mitochondrial, producing the protein MTARGTPSRFLQSVLQNGVGRYVCQLKRISLIFSKKGQGSLGVRDFIEEGVVDFAKNNPGTVVYISPQSSRIPKIVAEYLNGSVKEEIITNKTSQQIAELITKMSNQSGLDIIRIRKPFHTDSPSIQGQWHPFTNRAPSIDPVGPQPK; encoded by the exons ATGACAGCTCGAGGGACACCGAGTCGGTTTTTACAAAGCGTTCTTCAGAATGGAGTGGGTCGCTATGTCTGTCAGCTAAAGCGAATCTCTCTGATCTTCTCCAAGAAAGGACAGGGATCTTTAGGAGTCAG GGATTTCATTGAAGAAGGCGTGGTGGACTTTGCCAAGAATAATCCAGGAACTGTGGTTTACATCTCACCTCAGTCCAGCAGAATTCCAAAAATAGTTGCTGAATATT TGAATGGGAGCGTGAAGGAGGAGATAATCACCAACAAAACATCACAGCAGATTGCTGAACTTATAACCAAGATGTCCAACCAGTCAGGACTGGACATCATCCGTATTCGGAAACCTTTCCACACAGACAGCCCCAGCATCCAGGGCCAGTGGCACCCCTTCACAAACCGAGCCCCCAGCATTGACCCAGTTGGGCCACAGCCAAAATAA